In Melopsittacus undulatus isolate bMelUnd1 chromosome 6, bMelUnd1.mat.Z, whole genome shotgun sequence, the following proteins share a genomic window:
- the LHX4 gene encoding LIM/homeobox protein Lhx4, whose translation MMQSSALAAEGAVKGLPEILGVPVQQIPQCAGCNQHILDKFILKVLDRHWHSSCLKCADCQMQLADRCFSRAGSVYCKEDFFKRFGTKCTACQQGIPPTQVVRKAQDFVYHLHCFACIICSRQLATGDEFYLMEDGRLVCKEDYETAKQNDDSEAGAKRPRTTITAKQLETLKNAYKNSPKPARHVREQLSSETGLDMRVVQVWFQNRRAKEKRLKKDAGRHRWGQFYKSVKRSRAGGKLEKESSADDCGVSDSELSFREDQILSELGHSNRVYGTVGDVAGGQLLNGSFPMEGTGQSYQDLRDGSPYGLPQSPSSISSLPSHPPLLNGLDYAMDGSLGLVAHGAQGVSQTLRAMAGGGPTSDISTGSSVGYPDFPTSPASWLDDMDHPPF comes from the exons AGATCCCTCAGTGCGCCGGCTGCAACCAGCACATCCTGGACAAGTTCATCCTCAAGGTCCTGGACCGGCACTGGCACAGCTCCTGCCTCAAGTGTGCCGACTGCCAGATGCAGCTGGCCGACCGCTGCTTCTCCCGGGCAGGCAGCGTCTATTGCAAGGAAGACTTCTTCAA GCGTTTCGGGACCAAATGCACAGCCTGCCAGCAGGGCATCCCCCCCACCCAGGTGGTCCGCAAAGCCCAGGACTTCGTCTACCACCTCCACTGCTTCGCCTGCATCATCTGCAGCCGGCAGCTGGCCACGGGCGATGAGTTCTACCTGATGGAGGACGGGCGGCTGGTCTGCAAGGAGGACTATGAGACTGCCAAGCAGAACG ATGACTCTGAGGCGGGTGCTAAGCGGCCCCGGACCACCATCACGGCCAAGCAGCTGGAGACACTGAAGAACGCCTACAAAAACTCCCCCAAACCCGCCCGGCATGTGCGGGAGCAGCTTTCATCTGAGACAGGGCTTGACATGAGAGTGGTGCAG GTGTGGTTCCAGAACCGCCGGGCCAAGGAGAAGCGGCTGAAGAAGGACGCAGGGCGGCATCGCTGGGGGCAGTTCTACAAGAGCGTCAAGCGGAGCCGTGCGGGAGgcaagctggagaaggagagcTCAGCCGACGACTGCGGCGTCAGCGACAGCGAGCTCAGCTTCCGTG AAGATCAGATCCTCTCCGAGCTCGGCCACTCCAACCGGGTTTATGGCACCGTGGGGGACGTGGCAGGAGGACAGTTGCTGAACGGCAGCTTCCCCATGGAGGGGACGGGACAGTCGTACCAGGACTTGCGGGACGGCAGTCCCTACGGCCTCCCCCAGTCGCCGtcctccatctcctccctgcCGTCCCACCCGCCCTTGCTCAACGGGCTGGACTACGCCATGGACggcagcctggggctggtggCCCACGGGGCGCAGGGGGTGAGTCAGACGCTGCGGGCcatggccgggggggggcccACCTCCGACATCTCCACGGGGAGCAGCGTCGGGTACCCAGACTTTCCCACCAGCCCGGCCTCCTGGCTGGACGACATGGATCACCCCCCTTTCTAA